Part of the Capsicum annuum cultivar UCD-10X-F1 chromosome 12, UCD10Xv1.1, whole genome shotgun sequence genome is shown below.
TTACAATTTCGATTTTGAATTCCGCTCAGGTAGAGTAAAAGATTTCGAATCTTTTATTGATTATGTATTAGCTCATTCCGTTGCTTCCAAAATCGAAAAGCTTAGACTCTCTGGTGAATTTCGTTACGGCGAGTCTAATATCAATGGATGGCTTAGTTTTGCGGTTGAAAGAAATGTTGAACATGTTGTATTGCGGTCATACGATGAGCGGATACTATTCGGTGAGCCTTTTTGCACTTTTTCTTTGAAAACTTTGGATATTACTTATGCTGAATTTCCTTATCGAAAGACAACATCATGGACGAATCTAAAAAGCATAAAGATGGATGAAATATCGTTAGATAATGAGGCCATTGCGAGTTTACTAGCAGGCTGTCCTGAATTGGAAACAATGGAACTTTCCGGACTGCATTGTTTTAGTCGCTTGGAAATTAATTCGTTAAAGTTAAAGAGAGTGTATTTGAAAGACCTTTGTTTGGATAAAGATCTAGCTGAATCGGAATTCTTCGTGGAAATTTTTGCTCCTTATCTTAAGCATTTTCGGATATCAGGAAATCTTGAAGATTTCGAGTTAAGGCTTTTAGATGTGTCTTCTTTGGTCGATGCTAGTCTTACATTCAGACATAGGTGTGCTAATTGGACCTGTTGTGATTCTGGTGATGATGAGGAAGAGAGTCGTTGGAATTATCACCAAATATTTATTATTACGCTCGTTCAAGAGAATTTTCAAAAGTTGAGTTGCGTAACTGAGCTGAACTCGGAGCTTGGTTTACTAAGGTTTGTATTTAACTCTCTCTAATTGATTTTTGAGATGAAGGGGGAGTCGTGGAGTAACTGGTatagttgctgccatgtgaccacgAGGTCActggttcaagccttggaaatagcctcttgcagaaatgcaaggtaaggctgcgtacaatacacccttgtggtggggcccttccctggacaccgcgcatagcgatagctttagtgcgCCGCACTGCCCCTTCAGAAACAATCTCTCTAATTCACATCTGAGGCAGGGGCGGATCTAGGGCCTCAGAGGGGGTTCCGGAACCCAGTAACTTTCGTACGGATCTAGTATTTATATAAAGAAATCtggtaaatatataaaaattataagttaggaACCCATAAACAAATTGTATTGTTGGTCTAGTGGAGCACAGGAACTAGTAAAAGTTTTACCACAACCTCTTGGTTGTGGGTTCAAATCCCTTTAGCTactatttagttttatttttgtctaACATGGGAACCCACAAACTTTATATCCTGGATCCGCCTAtgatctgaggtagtggtatggactgcttaCACTTACCCTCCCATTTGTGGgaatattgggtatgttgttgctgtaTATTTTATAAGTCATCAATCTTAGCTTCTAATATTTTGCCAACTCTTACCCCTTAATATATTCAACTTTAATTTATCGGAGCATCACATCAGGGTATACCGATTTTAGTTGATGAACCAACAAAGTTTGCTTAGCTGCTATAATTTCATGTTGCAGGCCCTGTGCATGATGCAGCTCAAAGGGGTGTCTATTCCAGAACTTAAATGCAAATGTCTAACGTTAGAGTTGGAtgactattttaatttgtttggaGCAACTGGTATTTTGCGAGCCTTGCATCATGTGGAAACGCTCAACATAGACATTTTTAATCCTGTAATTTCTTGgaactttttctcttctttttacttCTATTCATTTGGATCCCGTCAAGAAAATAGTTTCTGAAGGAGAATGCAAATATGTCCTTGATCTTGATTATATCCCGTGTCTCCAGTTTGGTAGGTCCTGATGCGACTTTGAGTTAGAATGTTCGGCCGAAGGAGATAATATTGACTTGCAGAGTTGTATTTCAAGCTTTGAGTTGCCCAACCTCAAGAATGTTAAGATTGTCCAATCCTCTGCGTTGTGTTTGAGATGCGATTCAGCCACAAGAAGAACTTTCAACAAGGGCTTTGACACGCGTTTCGAACTTTTAGAACTTGTGTTAAAGAATGCAACAATTTTGGAGAAGCTTGTGATGCCAGCCATGATAAAGTGCAGGATATGTTCAAACTTCTTCATGTCCGAATTTGTATCTCGAATGCCTAAGATAGTATTAGGTTGCCACTTGCCTATGAGCCTCCTCGAATGGTATGATTATTCCAGATTCCTGGACTAGACCGCAACTAGTTTTGTGTCCCGGGTTATGAGAGATGTCCCTTTTATGCTGAGTTTTTGATAAATCTCTCATGCAATCTATGAACCTCTAACTTCCTATATGTAATTATCACTAAATTTTTGTGGTGTACCAACTGTTATGGTATCTTGGTTTCTCAAGTAAGTGGCATTTTATGTTTCATTTTAGATGTTGTACGTATTCATTGAGCCAAatgatatgttttattttgttactttaatttGCCAGTTGCATCAAGGTCTATCATTGTGTAATGATTCCCTTTAATCTTTGTATGAGATTGTGATTGAGAATGCATGACTATATCTATTAGTTTTATTAGCCTGAAATCTCATTCTTGGGGCGGACTTTATGTTAAAGAATGCAATAATTTTGGAGAAGTTTTCGATATCGACCATGATAAAGAGGCATTCTGATACTATTGAGGCATTCTGGTACTACTGaagtaaatattttaaagtgatgGTCAAGGAAGAAGGCGTTCGAAAGGCCGACCGACTACTATCTCATAGGCATTCTGGGGGTAAAACACTATACCAAGTCATGAGCGAAAGCAAAATACTCTATGCCAAGTCATGACCAGTGGCGACTCAGAATTTAAGGGTCATAGGTGCACGAAAGGTTCGAACGCATATTGACATTCAAAGCTTTAAGGTTCTGCTTGGAAACTAAAGCACTCAGCCATCTTCTTGGCTTACAGGATGCTTTTCTAAATCTTATCATCAAATTTTACAcattttttgtataattatacctaatttgCCTCGAATGTAATGGGTGTTAGAGCTATCACAAAGATAAATAGAGAAGTCTACTTAGCTTATTACTAAGTCATATCTTTGTGATGTATGACTGTTATGGTGTCGTTTCTCTGAAACATTTTCGTGTTGCATTTTAGATGTTTTACATATCCATTGTGATTTTCTTTCAACTCTTGTCTTCCTGAACCTGATACGATGAGCAGATAAGCCACATTTTTTATTATAGTTAGCCATATGATATATTGTGTTTAAGCATCAAGAAGAAAAACATGAGCTCCACCTTCTTTGGTTGATAatcttggaaacagcctctgacagaaatatAAGATAAAGCTGCATACAATATACCCTTTTGGTGGGACCCTGCACATAACGggaactttagtgcaccggacttccttttttttactatattgttaCAATATGGCCGTGTGCGAAAGGGCCCAAGAAAAGTAtcattcattttctttcattatatccacaaaggggaaaaaaaaaactaatacacAAAAACAATTCTTTTGTATTCTATTTAATCCACTTTCAATAGAGGTAGCACAAAAAAGAATTGACTCTAATGAGATACTCCTCAACTATAATTAAAATGGCAGAGACATACCTCAATTTAAAGGGATCCTATTACCATGAActaataataattttgacattcttagtgcctacgtggcacaacacactgaagtgtccacgtaggcacacgtgtgtgccatgtaggcactaaggatgtcaaaattacacttttcaggagggtaaataagaccccctttaagttgaggtgtgtctctACCGTTTTGGATATAGTTCAGGCGAATAACAAGGTATTTTCTCGACTCTAATTAAACAACCTCCTACTCTTCTTATTATTCATTTTCTCCATATAACCATTTTCATAGCTCAAAATGGATGGAGAAAATTActtaatagttattattatatggtcAATAAGTTGCTAGAATCAAGCATTTAATGGTGTAACATCAACCTCACAAAACCAAACATCAGTAGCAGCATTGGTTGGAGCAGACAAAGTTGCATTTATCATTGTTCATTTTTGAGTACTCACAGTACACTTTTTGACAAAAAAAGGAAGACATTAGTATCAAGATTGTTACATTTATCTTCAGAAGCAATCCATTTTTCGGCTTGTTCGGAGTACTGTTGTTCAATTTCATGAAAGCATTTTCTTCGAATTCTTCTGAAACTGAGCGGAGTTGTGAACTCGAGATGATGGTGGGTTATTTACTTGATAGTGACCTGCAGTAGCATTTCCATTACCATATGCATCAACAGCTGACAATATGAACTCACCGAAAGTACTGATGATAAACAAAGCCCTCGAAGTTCTTTGGAGGTGTACGAATAGAACTAAGCATCGTTTTACATGTCAAGATGAACACTTCCTCGTTGTAAGTTAAAGATGCCTTCAGACAAACCTCGTCTTTGATGTAGTATTCGTGTCCAGGCTCGTTGAAGTAAGGCTGAGCGTTGAGGACTAGTCCCTGGATTGAGACGAGGACCTAAAGAATCGTGGAAGTTTTCGAGTTCCATCGTTCGACCCAGGTTCCACTCCAAGTGTTAACGAGGCTCAAGCAAACATATCCGTCAGGATAAAGATTAGGATTCATATGATATCCACGCGACAGATAACGAACTTTGGGAGGTTGTTTCGGATAATCTGAAGGAAAGACAATGTCAAAGAAGAAGAGTCCGTCATGATATGGAGTACCGGCAGCACCAACAATGACAGCGCGAAGAAGATCCATTCGCGACTCATAAGTTCGAACATAGATGGATTCAGGGAGCTGTTTCTCCAGGATTTTCCATTCTTTCATTATCGTTCTGTATGCAGAAGTGTTCGTATCGATGAAGCATTTTTTGTCCTTGCTGGATCGGTTCGATTTGACGTAATAGTGATCTGATTCATCTGATACAACATCAAAATGTAGGAATTTGGAAGTAGTAGCAGATTTTTTGCTCTCACCTGCAAAGAAAATACCACAAGTCAAGTCAGTATTTACTCCTCATCTAAGTCAAGGGTCCTTACACGAGGTTAGGGTCAGATTCTCGAAAAATACACTACTCTAGGAGAACCCGACGCGTGcggttgacatttttgaagagtccgagcaacataggttgtCATCATATCTCAAACAGATAAAATGGCATCCTAGTGTTCCAACAAGTGGAGTTAATTAGGAAGGGTATAGTGTACGCAGAGTCGCAGACTTTACCCCTGCGTTTGAGAAGGTAGAGAGGTTTTTTCGGAAAGACCATTGGTTGATTAAACCGTGAAAAAGAGACGATAGCAACGAATTTAAACAAcaacaagataataaaataccgataatataacaagataatgcaACCTAAATTACAAAATGATCATCTAGATACGTCCAAAGTTTATGTGCCACGTAAGCGTCAAGTGCTCGCAGGACACAGTAGAACCGAgttgaggtgtctagatgtgCATTTTCAAAGTTACGGTGTCAAGTTATCTGTTGAGACCAAGTTAATTAAGGTgtctatttatatattatgtcttTAACATTTAAATCTTATGTTATGGTTATTCAACAtccaaaaagaaaacaaattggCATAACataaagagttaatacataaaaataaccctaaacttgatactattttataactTTGACCTCAAACTTTGAtaatgcacaaatatgatctttaactattcaaaacctgaacaaatatgacctccgattttgcaacccacatgcgtgagtttcactcgcgcctacaTGGAAAGGTAACCCAATCACACGGTGctacgtcgttaaaagggctgacttggagaggggtcgtatttgtgcagttttaaatagttaaaggttatatttgtgcactgtcaaagttttactattatgcccttactaattcatttttatatatttaaatgacttttcactattttttttcattatttttgctcaaagatgaaaatgacatctaatttcctttgtcattgcggaaaaagagcaatattgaacatttattaattaggtgggtcagcatcatacgaaaaaatcgtgcgggtatgtatgtatattataaaGCTGAGcgcgaatttaagttatataatatatctaaatataatttatttaaatattaaattaaatatgaaactatactgataataagaaaattataattttaataaaacgttaCTAAATTAATGTTAGTAgtagtattatattaaattaacgttatcaaattaacgttattaaaatattattaaattaacgttattaaactAACGTAAAGGCGGACCTATTTGATTGCCAtagggttcacccgaaccccctcggtaaaaaaattatgttgtatatataaggtagaaaatctatatttatgtatgtatataaatgttgaaccacatgaaacaagacacttagatagcccagtggtgttatttgatCTTCTTGGACGCTTCCTTCAGTTTACTGCGccggttcgatccctgctagtggctatttcttttttttaataaaaaaaatgctagttactgctgctatagaaataaataaaaaaaattataataataataataagcggGTTCGATCCCTGTTAGTgactgttctttttttttttaataaaaaaaaaattaggtgctGCTGCTATANNNNNNNNNNNNNNNNNNNNNNNNNNNNNNNNNNNNNNNNNNNNNNNNNNNNNNNNNNNNNNNNNNNNNNNNNNNNNNNNNNNNNNNNNNNNNNNNNNNNaaactttgatagtgcacaagtatgacctttaactatttaaaactgcacaaatatgacctcccacgctcccagttttgcgtgttaaacacgcgttttgccacgtcggattggaggtcatatttgtgcagttttaaatagttaaaggtcatatttgtgcactatcaaagtttaaggtcaaagttataaaaTGATGTTAAgttaaaactgcacaaatataacctccCTCCATCATATTGCAATATGAAATCAAATGATAGATGAACACACAGATTTAGGAAAGGTTGCAATTTGTTATGAAATCAAATGACCTTTCCTAAAGATTGCAATTTGTTATGAAATCAAATAGGCAATATGATATATGAACACATAGATTTACGTGGAACCCTTGACGGAAAAAACTACGGGCAGAGANNNNNNNNNNNNNNNNNNNNNNNNNNNNNNNNNNNNNNNNNNNNNNNNNNNNNNNNNNNNNNNNNNNNNNNNNNNNNNNNNNNNNNNNNNNNNNNNNNNNGAGCAACATAGCTGCAAATATACTTTCACTATTTAGAGTTTCTGCACTTTATTTTCCTCATAAATATTAGATATTCATGACAGCTTATACATAAAGCTGGCTAGTGAAACACAATTTCTATGATTTTGGTCTAATGGTAAAAGCACAAAAAGTAACTGTTGGGTTAAGTGTATGTCATGGGTTCAAATCCCGGATAAAGGTAGGGGGTTTTGGTCTAGT
Proteins encoded:
- the LOC124885255 gene encoding uncharacterized protein LOC124885255 isoform X1, which codes for MAISWTSLKSIKMKEICCEHVVKLLAGCPNLEVMELKSVKAFGRLEINSLKLKKLYLEDLCMDDAGTDFSLEIFGRNLQHFEISGVLEDGKFWLLDVSSLINAYLNFSNSCFCENDCEDEHQGFMTLVVHNFQKLSCVTELTLGSWFTEGSIENRLSTAYVVVVWTAYTSSSRTPFCGNTPGRVKDFESFIDYVLAHSVASKIEKLRLSGEFRYGESNINGWLSFAVERNVEHVVLRSYDERILFGEPFCTFSLKTLDITYAEFPYRKTTSWTNLKSIKMDEISLDNEAIASLLAGCPELETMELSGLHCFSRLEINSLKLKRVYLKDLCLDKDLAESEFFVEIFAPYLKHFRISGNLEDFELRLLDVSSLVDASLTFRHRCANWTCCDSGDDEEESRWNYHQIFIITLVQENFQKLSCVTELNSELGLLRFVFNSL
- the LOC124885255 gene encoding uncharacterized protein LOC124885255 isoform X2 translates to MAISWTSLKSIKMKEICCEHVVKLLAGCPNLEVMELKSVKAFGRLEINSLKLKKLYLEDLCMDDAGTDFSLEIFGRNLQHFEISGVLEDGKFWLLDVSSLINAYLNFSNSCFCENDCEDEHQGFMTLVVHNFQKLSCVTELTLGSWFTEGSIENRLSTAYVVVVWTAYTSSSRTPFCGNTPGRVKDFESFIDYVLAHSVASKIEKLRLSGEFRYGESNINGWLSFAVERNVEHVVLRSYDERILFGEPFCTFSLKTLDITYAEFPYRKTTSWTNLKSIKMDEISLDNEAIASLLAGCPELETMELSGLHCFSRLEINSLKLKRVYLKDLCLDKDLAESEFFVEIFAPYLKHFRISGNLEDFELRLLDVSSLVDASLTFRHRCANWTCCDSGDDEEESRWNYHQIFIITLVQENFQKLSCVTELNSELGLLRPCA